The Pochonia chlamydosporia 170 chromosome 1, whole genome shotgun sequence genome window below encodes:
- a CDS encoding C6 transcription factor (similar to Colletotrichum gloeosporioides Nara gc5 XP_007282667.1) → MAMSARFSTNPIFEKIAPIERAAPYFKESQAFLNLRDISVSTIQACVLLGAVSISDGEAAAESVFYSAACRIANCLDLPNMHSPSPIIRDLNFRVYWTLCMIDVWSSDGMNLPRQMTRRQDVPLPMDEEAFLSLSPGNTSDLDLLMNPDRDNSLLAQMIKLNSILLEVNDYIKDLTTTQLSLISEQRVADLSQKLDNWLIALPHHMRDTPENLKAYAAKGLGRIFVAIYLGYYHFGQLLFYQYLDEQQRGLINSSTVQEGVQKCKYHAMCLSRIIDAAMDTPGCDVKYTMVGHITVVASSIHIHTLLFETDEKQIGEARGQLERNFNHLVGLRKYWVALEVCFSRLKTFHELCLKSMDTSYRMDRWMLRFLTEFARPIEAEERQDGENSDLDFNTWIGDSIGWSNWDGTSAQVDASYS, encoded by the exons ATGGCCATGTCTGCAAG ATTCTCGACGAATCCCATCTTTGAGAAGATTGCCCCTATTGAAAGGGCCGCCCCCTACTTCAAAGAAAGCCAAGCCTTCCTGAATCTTCGAGACATTTCGGTGTCGACTATTCAAGCTTGTGTGCTTCTTGGCGCTGTAAGCATAAGCGATGgcgaagcagcagcagaatctGTCTTTTATTCCGCGGCTTGCAGAATCGCCAATTGCCTCGATTTGCCAAACATGCATTCACCAAGTCCCATTATACGAGATCTCAACTTTCGAG TATATTGGACCCTTTGTAtgattgatgtctggtcatcGGATGGCATGAATCTACCACGGCAAATGACAAGGCGACAGGATGTGCCCTTGCCGATGGACGAAGAAGCATTTCTCAGCCTAAGCCCTGGTAATACCAGTGATCTTGATCTCCTCATGAATCCCGACCGGGACAACTCACTTCTGGCTCAGATGATCAAGCTGAATAGCATTCTCCTCGAAGTAAACGACTACATCAAAGACCTGACAACCACCCAACTATCCCTCATTTCCGAACAGCGCGTTGCCGATTTATCCCAAAAGCTTGACAATTGGCTGATCGCACTACCGCACCACATGCGCGACACTCCTGAGAACCTAAAAGCCTATGCCGCCAAGGGCCTTGGTAGAATCTTCGTCGCAATTTACCTTGGATACTATCACTTTGGACAGCTCCTCTTTTATCAATATCTTGACGAGCAGCAGCGCGGACTAATTAACTCCTCAACAGTACAAGAGGGTGTCCAAAAGTGTAAATATCACGCCATGTGTCTATCGCGCATCATCGATGCCGCCATGGACACGCCCGGTTGTGACGTCAAGTACACCATGGTCGGACACATCACTGTCGTTGCTTCTTCAATCCATATCCATACTCTGCTGTTTGAAACGGACGAGAAGCAAATTGGCGAAGCAAGAGGTCAGCTTGAAAGGAATTTTAATCATCTCGTCGGACTAAGAAAATACTGGGTGGCACTGGAAGTTTGCTTCTCGCGACTAAAGACTTTTCATGAGCTGTGCCTTAAAAGTATGGATACCAGCTACAGGATGGATAGGTGGATGTTGCGATTTCTTACAGAGTTTGCAAGACCGATTGAAGCTGAAGAACGGCAGGATGGCGAGAATAGTGATTTGGATTTCAACACCTGGATTGGCGACAGTATTGGATGGTCTAACTGGGACGGCACTTCGGCACAAGTTGATGCTTCATATTCATAA
- a CDS encoding Dolichol-phosphate mannosyltransferase subunit 3 (similar to Metarhizium robertsii ARSEF 23 XP_007818530.1), whose product MTRAQQTISLGLLVSSLYLALYLELIPLPPLVQQQVVPVLPFWALVSFGALLLFRLGWGILTFNDVPEAHRELMKEIDLAKVDLRKMGVDVD is encoded by the exons ATGACGCGTGCTCAGCAGACCATTTCCCTCGGACTCCTCGTCTCCTCT CTCTACCTCGCACTGTACTTGGAGTTgattcctcttcctcctctggtCCAGCAGCAGGTTGTCCCCGTT CTCCCCTTCTGGGCCCTCGTCTCCTTTGGCGCTCTCCTCCTTTTCCGTCTCGGCTGGGGTATTCTGACGTTTAACGATGTTCCCGAGGCGCATCGGGAGCTTATGAAAGAAatcgacttggccaaggTTGATCTGAGAAAGATGGGCGTCGATGTCGACTAA
- a CDS encoding cytochrome P450, with the protein MSQPIPQPPGVPVLGNIFDITPSNTWASLKKLSEQYGEIFQVKILGHGIVFVGSVALAEELCDQTRFRKFVGGPIVEIRAAVHDALFTAFDNEPNWGIAHRIIAPHLSPEALRQQSFVEMRDTANELFAKWNKVGSNNTFSPLDDLQRLNLEATTLTLFGQKLNCLEGPEHPMLKAMEDSTAEAIMRPTRPSVLNSLLYRGKFKSAIKTMRKYAAEVVQYRKNNPTDRQDVLTAMLNNEDPETKKKLTDSQVIDEIVSMPIGSSTAPCLLATAIFLLLKNPDVITNARREIDTVVGAGDISIEQLDELKYVQGIVRESLRLSFAAPGFNIEPIPSDSKAPIQLAGGKYQVPHNQAMIIVMAGVNRDPNVFEEPLAFKPERMMGEQFDSLPEGAKKWFGNGKRECIGKHYAWQWSLLVLAMMLQKLDFEMADPGYKLEQDGWFNYRPVGFKTKVKPRV; encoded by the coding sequence ATGTCGCAACCTATCCCGCAACCTCCAGGCGTGCCTGTGCTGGGTAACATTTTCGATATCACTCCAAGCAATACATGGGCAtcgctgaagaagctctctGAACAGTATGGAGAGATTTTCCAAGTCAAAATTCTCGGCCACGGAATCGTGTTTGTAGGCAGCGTTGCGCTCGCCGAGGAATTATGCGACCAAACACGATTTCGAAAGTTTGTCGGAGGACCGATTGTCGAAATTCGGGCGGCTGTACATGATGCTCTCTTCACGGCATTCGACAATGAACCAAATTGGGGGATCGCTCATCGTATCATTGCACCACATCTCTCCCCCGAGGCTCTCAGGCAACAGAGCTTTGTAGAGATGCGCGACACAGCGAATGAACTGTTTGCAAAATGGAACAAAGTTGGCTCGAACAATACCTTCTCACCACTCGATGACCTTCAAAGACTGAACCTTGAAGCCACCACGTTGACACTGTTTGGTCAAAAGCTGAATTGCTTAGAAGGGCCAGAGCACCCTATGCTTAAAGCAATGGAGGATTCGACAGCCGAGGCCATCATGCGGCCCACCAGACCGTCGGTGTTGAACTCGCTTCTATACAGAGGCAAGTTCAAGAGCGCCATCAAGACTATGCGCAAGTACGCAGCCGAAGTCGTACAGTATCGGAAGAACAACCCCACCGATCGTCAGGATGTTCTCACAGCAATGTTGAATAATGAAGACCCCGAGACGAAAAAGAAGTTGACGGACTCTCAGGTCATCGACGAGATTGTCTCCATGCCCATTGGAAGCAGTACTGCTCCATGCCTGCTCGCCACCGCCATCTTTCTGCTGCTGAAAAACCCCGATGTGATCACCAACGCAAGACGAGAAATCGACACCGTCGTTGGGGCGGGCGACATTTCAATCGAGCAGCTCGATGAGCTGAAGTACGTGCAAGGCATCGTTCGTGAATCGCTGCGACTGTCTTTCGCTGCTCctggcttcaacatcgaGCCTATTCCCAGCGACTCTAAGGCGCCGATCCAGCTGGCCGGCGGGAAATATCAGGTCCCCCATAATCAGGCTATGATTATTGTCATGGCCGGCGTCAACCGCGACCCGAATGTCTTTGAGGAACCTCTGGCTTTTAAGCCGGAGCGCATGATGGGCGAGCAATTTGACAGTCTGCCCGAGGGTGCTAAGAAGTGGTTTGGGAACGGGAAGAGAGAGTGTATTGGAAAGCACTATGCCTGGCAGTGGAGCTTGCTTGTTTTGGCTATGATGCTGCAGAAGTTGGATTTTGAGATGGCTGATCCTGGCTACAAGTTGGAGCAGGATGGGTGGTTCAACTATAGGCCGGTTGGGTTTAAGACAAAGGTTAAGCCAAGGGTGTGA
- a CDS encoding C6 transcription factor (similar to Colletotrichum gloeosporioides Nara gc5 XP_007283413.1) has protein sequence MDSSPSSQQRPGDSAMPENNPSGAADSFDADPFFSMDFIGSSDQACKECRRRKARCNRALPTCDLCVKYRRHCLYEKHSRTPLTRKHLTEVEARLERAEALLKQMRNLVPPHLRSWEKQDPAAAAAQAQNGDASFNFSNAVEVSRDPKSNGSGGQDDTANSTTASSVSLPQHVVVDQSVTVHRYPEPDHQRMLEVPPLEDFEWNENDSARAYSLSPEAGGDSVIEDTPLSDGMASLSVNERESGYLGVASGAALLRLLEPQTRRRTPSRVDSNASFITSMTPQPNPNRHITESMLDAFFRHYHVSYPIIHEPTFRAQYSEVIPRPNGPCWTALAYIVAAIGVWTSAPSSADTLDMALFAHARSILGFNFLEVGNLSLVQALTLASNYQQKRDKPNSGYNYLGLSVRMAMGLGLHKEFQGWNIPPLNMEIRRRVWWCLCSFDIGASITFGRPDVWPYKGVEVAFPLNVNDKDLTAASHSYPNESNQITPYTAVATQARFHIATHECYEKVISKPFPTAEELLQLDSSQIEPWKVSIPAYFAEGTSVPRRYALPQAIMGWRLRNLRIIMYRPFVIRRALRRKADNNEASSIAYEKCLADAKSTIEMIEAFWDRHEHNRLAAWYGLYFLFQAALIPCICLRNDPSAAEAADWRRQISITLKVIAAMSSLNASSARCHQIISELCSRYLDTAAPEKIESPPETTASQKMYQEQMPQQVLEATPPWPENQPVGESPETQINNVFSMMWPNVPPLEAADVVMGDEVGWMEFLRSGSTDNWDNTLS, from the exons ATGGATTCGTCTCCTTCGTCCCAGCAGCGCCCTGGAGACTCTGCCATGCCGGAAAACAACCCATCTGGTGCTGCTGATAGCTTTGACGCTGATCCTTTTTTCAGCATGGACTTCATCGGATCGTCTGATCAGGCCTGCAAGGAATGCAGGAGACGAAAGGCACGATGTAATCGAGCTCTGCCTACCTGCGATTTGTGCGTCAAGTATCGCAGACATTGTCTCTATGAAAAGCACTCACGGACACCACTCACCCGCAA ACACCTTACCGAAGTGGAGGCACGTCTGGAAAGAGCCGAAGCCCTCTTGAAGCAGATGCGCAATTTGGTTCCTCCACATTTGAGGTCGTGGGAGAAACAAGATCctgcggcggctgcggctCAAGCACAGAATGGCGATGCATCATTCAACTTTTCGAATGCGGTGGAAGTCTCGCGGGATCCCAAGTCCAATGGATCCGGCGGGCAAGACGACACCGCTAattcaacaacagcttcatctgTCTCACTTCCACAACACGTAGTAGTCGACCAAAGCGTCACTGTACATCGATATCCGGAACCCGATCACCAGCGCATGCTGGAAGTTCCACCCCTTGAGGACTTTGAATGGAACGAGAATGACTCTGCACGAGCCTACTCGCTTTCCCCCGAGGCAGGCGGCGACAGTGTCATTGAGGATACGCCATTATCAGATGGCATGGCATCTTTGAGCGTGAATGAACGTGAGTCAGGATACTTGGGAGTAGCTTCGGGAGCTGCTCTGCTCCGACTACTCGAACCGCAAACAAGGCGAAGAACACCATCTCGCGTCGACAGCAACGCATCTTTTATAACATCAATGACGCCGCAGCCAAACCCGAATCGACACATTACCGAATCTATGCTTGACGCATTCTTCCGACATTATCACGTTAGCTACCCCATTATCCATGAGCCGACGTTCCGCGCACAGTACAGCGAGGTAATTCCTCGACCAAACGGGCCCTGCTGGACGGCACTGGCATACATTGTAGCAGCTATCGGTGTTTGGACATCAGCCCCGTCATCCGCAGATACTCTCGACATGGCGCTCTTTGCTCACGCAAGGTCGATTTTGGGATTCAACTTTCTCGAGGTCGGGAACCTCAGCCTCGTGCAAGCACTAACCCTGGCGTCAAACTACCAGCAGAAACGAGACAAACCCAACTCCGGATACAACTACCTGGGTCTGTCAGTACGAATGGCAATGGGCTTAGGTCTTCACAAAGAATTTCAAGGATGGAACATTCCGCCGCTCAACATGGAGATTCGAAgacgagtctggtggtgtctCTGCTCGTTTGACATTGGCGCCAGCATCACATTCGGCCGCCCGGATGTATGGCCCTACAAAGGCGTTGAAGTCGCATTCCCTCTAAACGTCAACGACAAAGACCTCACTGCTGCTTCGCACTCTTATCCAAACGAGAGTAATCAGATTACGCCCTACACGGCTGTGGCGACGCAGGCCCGTTTCCACATCGCCACGCACGAGTGCTACGAAAAGGTTATTTCCAAGCCGTTTCCAACGGCCGAAGAACTACTTCAACTAGACTCGTCTCAGATTGAGCCCTGGAAAGTGAGCATACCGGCCTACTTTGCAGAAGGAACCAGTGTTCCTCGACGGTATGCCCTACCACAGGCTATTATGGGTTGGCGGTTGCGCAACTTGCGCATCATCATGTATCGACCGTTTGTGATTCGACGCGCATTACGACGGAAGGCCGATAACAATGAAGCCAGCTCTATAGCCTACGAAAAGTGTTTGGCGGATGCCAAGTCTACTATTGAGATGATTGAGGCGTTTTGGGATCGACACGAGCACAATCGCCTGGCGGCCTGGTATGGATT GTATTTCCTTTTCCAGGCAGCTTTAATTCCGTGCATCTGTCTCCGAAACGACCCCTCCGCAGCCGAAGCCGCCGACTGGCGTAGACAAATCAGCATCACCCTCAAGGTCATAGCCGCAATGAGTTCTCTAAACGCAAGCTCAGCTCGGTGTCACCAAATCATATCCGAACTGTGTAGCCGATATCTGGACACTGCTGCCCCCGAAAAGATTGAGAGCCCACCAGAAACGACGGCATCGCAAAAGATGTACCAGGAGCAAATGCCACAGCAGGTCCTTGAGGCGACGCCGCCGTGGCCTGAAAACCAACCGGTAGGGGAGAGTCCTGAGACGCAGATCAACAACGTGTTTAGTATGATGTGGCCGAACGTGCCGCCGCTGGAGGCTGCTGATGTGGTCATGGGAGATGAGGTTGGGTGGATGGAGTTTTTGAGGTCTGGGAGTACGGATAACTGGGATAATACCCTGTCGTAA
- a CDS encoding sugar transporter (similar to Aspergillus niger CBS 513.88 XP_001396460.1), whose protein sequence is MAAQLDRDTKIVGAALAEVLPQTQKYWFQQAHLIRLNLLLLIPLLSSSVSGYDGSLMNGLQSLQQWKEYFGNPQGSRLGLVNAAQSIGSVAALPFVGMLSDKFGRKPVLLAGIIWICIAGAIQAAAVDYAMFVIARVIVGFGGMFVVQPSPMLIAEMAYPTHRGKYTSAFWTLYYLGAILASWTTFGVQDILGTASWRIPSALQAGFPLVQLVFYYWVPESPRWLVAQGRIQEAGDLLKQYHDPYTENSPLVSLELAEISQSIQNERESESTSWASLFKTPGNRKRTFIAVCTGAFAQWNGIGVVSYYLTLVLDTVGIKDTFDQTLINGLLQIFNFAAALGAAFLVDRLGRRTLFLWSGIGMLVSYAIWTACSAVNSDTGSRAAGIVVVVCLFTYYFHYDIAWTPLLFGYPTEIFPYSLRSKGIALELFSIYGSLIIAAFVNPIGLENMGWKYYIIFCCLLVVFFLVTYFMFPETKGYSLEEIAEIFDGKQVLDFERAGSGDKLGPTTTLRASHHEHK, encoded by the exons ATGGCGGCTCAACTTGATCGGGACACGAAGATCGTCGGGGCGGCACTTGCGGAGGTGCTACCCCAGACGCAAAAATACTGGTTCCAGCAAGCTCATCTGATCCGGTTGAACTTGTTGCTTCTCATCCCCCTGCTGTCTAGCTCTGTCTCCGGATACGATG GCTCCTTGATGAACGGCCTGCAGTCGTTACAGCAATGGAAGGAATACTTTGGAAACCCCCAGGGCTCGAGGCTGGGTCTTGTTAATGCAGCTCAGTCTATCGGATCTGTAGCTGCATTGCCCTTTGTGGGCATGCTTTCCGACAAGTTTGGCCGAAAACCCGTCCTGCTGGCTGGCATAATTTGGATATGCATTGCCGGAGCTATCCAAGCGGCTGCTGTCGACTATGCCATGTTTGTCATTGCCAGAGTCATTGTCGGCTTTGGGGGCATGTTTGTAGTTCAGCCGAGCCCCATGCTTATTGCAGAAATGGCATATCCAACCCACCGTGGCAAGTACACGTCAGCCTTTTGGACACTATACTACCTCGGGGCCATTCTGGCATCTTGGACTACCTTTGGGGTGCAAGATATTCTTGGCACGGCGTCTTGGCGAATACCTTCGGCATTGCAGGCCGGGTTTCCCCTGGTTCAACTTGTGTTTTACTATTGGGTTCCAGAGTCACCGAGATGGCTAGTTGCTCAGGGCCGtattcaagaagctggagacTTGCTAAAGCAATACCATGACCCTTACACTGAGAACAGCCCGCTTGTGAGCCTCGAGTTGGCAGAGATTAGTCAATCGATCCAGAACGAGAGGGAATCCGAGTCAACGAGCTGGGCTTCTTTATTCAAAACGCCGGGAAACAGAAAGAGAACCTTCATTGCTGTTTGCACTGGCGCCTTTGCGCAGTGGAATGGAATCGGTGTGGTGTCCTACTATCTCACCCTTGTCCTGGACACGGTTGGCATCAAAGATACCTTTGACCAAACTCTTATCAATGGCCTCCTTCAAATCTTCAATTTTGCCGCCGCCCTTGGTGCCGCATTCTTGGTTGATAGACTTGGTCGCCGCACACTGTTCCTATGGTCTGGAATTGGCATGCTGGTGTCTTACGCCATATGGACTGCATGCTCTGCCGTCAACTCCGACACTGGATCACGCGCGGCAGGTATCGTAGTGGTGGTGTGCTTATTCACGTACTACTTCCATTATGATATCGCTTGGACCCCCTTGCTGTTTGGGTATCCCACCGAGATCTTCCCATACTCGTTACGCTCAAAGGGTATCGCCTTGGAACTGTTTTCCATCTACGGGTCTCTTATCATTGCGGCATTCGTCAATCCCATTGGTCTGGAGAACATGGGGTGGAAGTACTACATTATTTTCTGCTGCCTTTTGGTTGTATTCTTCCTCGTCACATACTTCATGTTTCCCGAGACTAAAGGCTACAGCTTGGAGGAAATTGCTGAGATTTTTGATGGCAAGCAAGTCTTGGACTTTGAGAGAGCTGGCAGCGGAGATAAGCTGGGACCTACAACGACTCTGCGAGCTTCGCATCACGAACACAAGTAG
- a CDS encoding HhH-GPD domain-containing protein (similar to Metarhizium robertsii ARSEF 23 XP_011410717.1) has translation MEDTYNALAKRIRTKWAERKALGQARLLVVVAGPPGSGKTTIANKVVEHVSKSSNAPSIVSISADGFHLSRKTLQSLPNAQEAIARRGAPWTFDGTAAAELARKLRSEAGRSAVSAPTFDHAIKDPVPNGVSVAAETEVCIFEGNYLLSDEGPWRGIGDLAGDRWLVRVDPDIARQRLANRHLQAGIETTMEDAIRRAESNDMVNGEYVMTHSFGRYDILIDSAEESGPTKQS, from the coding sequence ATGGAAGACACATACAACGCTCTAGCAAAGCGCATTCGAACAAAATGGGCTGAACGAAAAGCACTCGGCCAAGCTCGACTACTCGTCGTTGTCGCTGGTCCGCCAGGCTCCGGCAAAACCACAATCGCCAATAAAGTCGTCGAGCATGTATCAAAATCCAGCAATGCGCCGTCAATTGTTTCAATATCGGCAGATGGATTTCACCTCTCACGGAAAACATTGCAATCGCTTCCCAACGCACAGGAAGCTATTGCCCGCCGCGGTGCACCGTGGACATTCGACGGCACTGCGGCAGCAGAACTCGCACGCAAACTCCGGTCAGAAGCCGGACGCAGTGCCGTTTCTGCTCCGACATTCGACCACGCCATCAAAGATCCTGTTCCAAATGGTGTATCAGTGGCGGCTGAGACAGAAGTCTGTATTTTTGAAGGCAACTACCTATTAAGCGACGAGGGTCCCTGGAGAGGTATTGGAGATTTGGCAGGTGATCGGTGGCTTGTCAGAGTTGACCCTGACATCGCAAGACAACGGCTCGCCAATAGACATCTTCAGGCTGGAATAGAAACTACGATGGAGGATGCAATTAGGCGTGCTGAGAGCAACGACATGGTGAATGGGGAGTATGTCATGACACACAGTTTTGGGCGATATGATATCCTAATTGACAGCGCGGAGGAGTCAGGGCCTACGAAACAGTCCTAG
- a CDS encoding D-xylulose reductase A (similar to Aspergillus niger CBS 513.88 XP_001393049.2), which produces MADVNPAFVLQSIKNVSFEERPVPTLRDEYDVRVHVEQTGICGSDVHYWQKGRIGDFILGSPIVLGHESSGTIVEVGAKVKNVKVGDLVAIEPGVPCRRCDHCRSGYYNLCADTVFAATPPHDGTLQKYYVVASDYVYPIPKHMTAEDGALVEPVAVAVQVIKVADLRAGQTVLVFGCGPIGVLCQAVAKASGASRVIGVDISHSRVNFAKEFGADGVFLNQSKPKEGQDPVDAARAVAEQIVAEYELGDGADVVLECTGAEPCIQAGIFAAKKGGTFVQTGMGRENVVFPITTACIRALTIKGSIRYTTGCYPRAVELIASGRIQPRKLITHRFKFDKAEEAFELVKKAQEDTLKVIIEGVGI; this is translated from the exons ATGGCAGACGTT AATCCGGCCTTCGTTCTCCAGTCCATCAAAAACGTTTCATTTGAGGAACGACCGGTGCCAACTCTACGTGATGAATACGATGTTCGCGTTCATGTAGAGCAAACCGGTATTTGCGGCAGTGACGTCCACTACTGGCAAAAGGGCCGCATTGGCGACTTCATCTTAGGGAGTCCAATCGTCTTGGGCCACGAAAGTTCCGGCACCATAGTCGAGGTTGGTGCTAAAGTGAagaatgtcaaagttggaGATCTTGTGGCTATAGAGCCTGGAGTCCCCTGTCGTCGATGCGATCACTGTCGATCAGGCTACTACAATCTCTGCGCTGACACAGTATTCGCTGCCACGCCTCCTCACGATGGGACGTTGCAAAAATACTACGTTGTCGCCTCGGACTATGTGTACCCTATTCCTAAGCATATGACTGCCGAAGATGGAGCTCTCGTCGAGCCTGTCGCTGTTGCAGTCCAAGTTATTAAGGTGGCGGATCTACGTGCCGGGCAGACAGTGCTTGTCTTTGGCTGCGGTCCCATTGGCGTTCTCTGTCAAGCTGTTGCCAAAGCATCCGGAGCGAGCAGAGTTATTGGAGTTGACATTTCACATTCAAgagtcaactttgccaaggaGTTTGGCGCCGATGGCGTGTTTTTAAACCAGTCGAAGCCGAAAGAAGGACAGGATCCTGTTGATGCGGCGCGAGCTGTTGCCGAACAGATTGTCGCCGAATATGAGCTCGGTGATGGTGCAGATGTGGTATTGGAGTGTACCGGCGCAGAGCCATGCATACAAGCTGGAATATTTGCAGCCAAAAAGGGCGGTACATTTGTGCAGACGGGCATGGGTCGCGAGAATGTGGTGTTTCCAATTACGACCGCCTGCATCAGAGCACTGACGATTAAGGGCTCTATCAGATATACCACGGGCTGTTACCCGCGAGCTGTAGAGTTGATTGCCAGCGGCAGGATTCAGCCCAGGAAATTGATTACACATAGAttcaagtttgacaaggcggaggaggcgtTTGAGTTGGTTAAGAAGGCACAGGAGGATACATTGAAAGTCATCATTGAGGGAGTTGGCATATAA
- a CDS encoding d-xylulose reductase a protein (similar to Togninia minima UCRPA7 XP_007917752.1) encodes MVLASHPNPTAPTPSHFSLSGKTALVTGGSRGIGLQVVTALLEAGASVAFTYSTTSKDELDSVISTLLAANPSSTIKAYKCNVADRASVFDVTAQAAKDLGGLDIVVANAGIGAHYAAEDYPEEEFRKMLDVNFNGVFWTAQAAASVMKGTKTRGSIIFTASVSALLVNVPQKQAAYNAAKAGVVHLAKSLAVEWVDFARVNCVSPGYIATEMLDVHPQEWRDAWFKLIPGARLCEPAELKGTYVYLASDASSYMTGANLVIDGGYTLP; translated from the exons ATGGTTCTCGCTAGCCACCCCAACCCAACGGCTCCCACGCCCTCGCACTTTTCCCTCTCTGGAAAAACAGCGCTCGTAACTGGAGGCTCAAGAGGGATCGGTCTTCAAGTAGTAACTGCCCTACTAGAAGCCGGAGCTTCAGTTGCATTCACGTACTCGACAACTTCCAAAGATGAACTCGACTCCGTAATTTCGACGCTCTTAGCTGCCAATCCCAGCAGTACAATCAAAGCATATAAGTGTAATGTCGCTGACAGAGCGTCTGTGTTCGACGTCACTGCCCAAGCTGCGAAAGATCTAGGTGGTCTTGACATCGTCGTGGCAAACGCTGGAATTGGTGCCCACTACGCTGCTGAGGATTATCCGGAGGAAGAGTTCCGCAAAATGCTCGACGTTAACTTCAATGGGGTTTTCTGGACGGCCCAAGCTGCGGCGAGTGTCATGAAAGGCACCAAGACGAGGGGAAGCATCATTTTCACAGCGAGCGTCAGCGCACTTTTGGTCAATGTCCCTCAGAAACAGGCTGCTTATAATGCTGCCAAAGCGGGAGTGGTTCATTTGGCGAAGAGTTTGGCAGTTGAGTGGGTGGATTTTGCGAGAGTTAATTGTGTTTCTCCG GGGTATATTGCGACCGAAATGCTGGATGTCCATCCCCAAGAATGGAGAGATGCTTGGTTCAAGTTGATTCCTGGGGCTAGATTGTGTGAGCCGGCTGAGTTGAAAGGGACGTATGTATACCTGGCGAGCGACGCAAGCAGCTACATGACCG GCGCTAATTTAGTCATTGACGGCGGCTACACATTGCCCTAA